In Candidatus Binatus sp., the DNA window TCGCGTGCGATTTCTTTTCCGGCCAGCACTTCTTCGGCCATCCGATCGAGATCGATTTCCTCAAACTTCAACATCACTGATTCCTTGTGGCTTGAAAAATGCGCGCGCCGCAGATTTAGAAGGTTTCCGAAACTCGATCAAGCACCATTGCGCGGCGGGCGCGTCGGTTTCGCCGGCGCTGCTCCATTCGCAATCAGGCCCTCGTTGAGCGAGCCGGAGCGAAAGCCCTTCAGATCGATTGCGACGAAGCGAAAACCGATTTTTTTGAACTCGCGATCGATCGTCTCGCGAATACGCCGCTCGAAGATGCGCGCGATCTGGCTTTGCTCGAGCTCCAGCCGCGCGACCTCGCCATGGTAGCGCACGCGCGCGACCGCAAAGCCCATCGAATGAAGCAGCTTCTCACCCGCCGCGACTTTCGCAAGGCCCGCGGGCGTTATCTCCGTGCCGTACGGAAAGCGCGACGACAGGCATGGCGAGGCGGGACGATCCCAGGTCGGCAACCCCATCGAGCGCGAGAGCGCGCGAACCTCGGCCTTGGTCATTTCGGCTTCGACCAGCGGATGGCGCACGCGTTTCTCGCTCGCCGCCTGCATCCCGGGGCGATAGTCGTGCAGGTCGTCCAGGTTAAGCCCGTCCACTATCTCGTCGATGCCAAGCTCGGCGCCCTTTGCCTCGCAAACCGTAAACAGATTGTGCTTGCACAGGTAGCATCGGTTGAGCGGATTTGCCGCGTAGCCCGCAATCTCGAGCTCATTGGATTCGACCACCAGGTGGCGCGCGCCGATCAGGCGCGCCATCGCAAGCGCCGAGTCGCGATCCTCGTCGGGCATCGTGGGCGAAGTGGTCGTCAGCGCG includes these proteins:
- the larE gene encoding ATP-dependent sacrificial sulfur transferase LarE — translated: MDAAKTPEAKLERMRAIFAPMRSLIVAFSGGVDSTLVLKVAHDVLGDSVLALTTTSPTMPDEDRDSALAMARLIGARHLVVESNELEIAGYAANPLNRCYLCKHNLFTVCEAKGAELGIDEIVDGLNLDDLHDYRPGMQAASEKRVRHPLVEAEMTKAEVRALSRSMGLPTWDRPASPCLSSRFPYGTEITPAGLAKVAAGEKLLHSMGFAVARVRYHGEVARLELEQSQIARIFERRIRETIDREFKKIGFRFVAIDLKGFRSGSLNEGLIANGAAPAKPTRPPRNGA